GAAGTGTCACCTATGTCCTGAGACTAATCTGTTACCTATGTCCTGAACCCGTACCCTATGCTCCCCCCCAGGGGCCGAGGCGGGGGCGCCTCCTTCCTGAACCCCGAACCCTGAACCCTAAGGGGTCCGTGGCGGAGGGGTTTTTCTCTATGCCCTATGCCCTATGCTCCATGCTCTCTGCTCCCCCCAGGGGCCTAGGCGGGGATGTTTCTTACTGAATTCTGAATACTGTATTCTGAATTCTTCCCCAATCAGAGTAATCAGGTGCAAAAATCCCCAGGGGCCGAGGGAGGATTAGCCACAAGAGGCACAAGCGAGCACAAGTGGGAAAAGGGGCGCCCTGAAGATGCCCAGCGGCGGCTAGTGGAAGCACCCTACCGTTTCCCAATCTGTGAAACCTGCCTGCGGCAGGCAGGTCTGTGGACCCTTCCCTAATCTGCGTAATCTTAGTTTCTGAATTCTTCCCCTGAACCCCGAACCCTGAACCCTAGGGGGGCCTGCGGCGGCCTCTATGCCCTATGCTCTCTGCTCTATACTCCCCCCAGAGGCCGAGACGGGGGCGCCTCCTTCCTGAACCCTGAACCCTGAACCCCGAACCCTGAACCCTAGGGGGGGCCGGCGGCGGCCTCTTACTCTCTGCTCTCTGCCCCCTCCCCTACATCCTGGCGGCAGACCAGGGTGCGCAGGCGGTTGATGGCGGCGGCGATCTCGAAGCGGCGGGGACGGGCCAGGTCCCCCCGCAGGTAGGGGGAGACGGCGTCCAGCCCCTCCCGGTCCAGGTCGGCCTCGACCAGGTCCAGGATCTCGGCCAGGGTGCGGCGCCCGTCGATGTAGCGCTTCTGGGCGTAGTAGACGATGTCGGCGATGGCCCGGGTCTGGCTGACGTCGACCAGCTGCTCCACCTGGAAGAGGTCGATGAAGTGGGTGCCGTAGGCGATCTGGCCCCGGCTCTTGGCGCCGACCTTGGCCTCGTGCTTCCCCCGGCGGGGGTCGAAGCCGCGCTGGAGGGGGATACGGGAACGGATGGAACCGAAGCGCTCCCCCCCTTCCCGGGCCCGGCGGGTGGCGAAGTCCGCGGCGATGCGCTTGGCCTCGGCGGTCCGGTCCCGGGGCCGGTACTCGTCCATCATGATCACGGTGTCGGCCACGTCGAAGTAGTCGCCGCTCCCCCCCATGACCAGCACGGTCGAGACCCCGCGCTCCAGGTAGAGCTGGCGGACCCGGTCGAGGAAGGGGGTGATCGGCTCCTTCTCCGAGGCCACCAGGGCCTGCATGCGCTCGTCCCGGATCATGAAGTTGGTGGCCGAGGTATCCTCGTCGACCAGAAGCACCTGCGCCCCCGCTTCCAGGGCCTCGACGATGTTGGCCGCCTGGGAGGTGGAGCCGCTGGCGTCCTGGGTGGAAAAGTCCCGGGTATCGAGCTTGAGCGGAAGGTTTTTGATGAAGGGGCTGATGTCGACGCCGGCGACCGCGCGGCCGTCCTCGGCCCGGATCTTGACCGCGGAGGCGGCGGTGACGACCAGCTCGCGTCCGTCGCCGGGGATGTGGTTGTACACCCCTTTTTCCAGGGCGGTGAGGAGCGTGGATTTTCCGTGATACCCGCCGCCCACGATCAGGGTGACCCCTTCCGGGATCCCCATTCCCCTGACCTCGCCCCGGTTGGGGCAGTCGAAAGCGACCTCCAGCTCGGGCGGGGCCTGGAAGAGGACCGCCTTGGCCGCGGCCAGGGGGCGGTCGTCGATCCCGCTGGCGCGGGGGAGCAGGGCGCCGTTGCCGACGAACGCGGCCAGTTTCCGGTCGCCCAGCCGGCTCCGGACGAAATCCGCGTCCTCGGCCTGTTCCACGAAGCGCCGGAGCGCTTCGGGGTCGAGGTTGCGGTAGCGGAGGACGGCGTCGATCAGGCCGGGGATCTGGTTCATGAAGATCTCCTCCGCTTCCCGGCCGAGAATGGTCCTCCCCCGCGCCGGCAGCCCCACCACGAAGCGGGCTTCCACGAAGTCGGGCCCGATCACCATCGCCGTCCGGGAAAGCACTTCCTGAGACGGCCGGTCGATGGCCAGCTTGCCGCTGTGACCGGTGCCGCTTCGCCCCTCCGAGGCCTTCGGGGCCCGGCGGTGGAAGTAGCGCACCAGGCAGTCCTCCAGGGCGGTTTTACGGACCGGGGTGGAGTGGAGTTCGGGGGGGAACCCGGCTTCGGCGGCGGCGAGCCGGGCCGCGACCTGGCTGGGGGGGGCGAAGGGGTCGGGCTGAACGTAATCGACGGTGAGGCGAAAGGACCCGAAGTCGTAGACCCCCTTGAGATCCTTGTAGAAGCCGTAGGGCTTGCGGTCGATCCGCCGGAGGTCCCGGCGGAGATCTTCGGCGGTCTTCACGATACCCTCCTCGGCGGCCGGGACGCGGACCTTTCTTTTCCCGCCCCGACGGTCACAGCCGGGAAGCGCTTCACCGTTCATCTCCCTTGCGGCGGGGAGCGACCCGGGCGCCGTCGGTCAGGGAGGAGTCGGGGGCGAGAACCACCACATCGCCTTCCTTGAGCCCCTTCAGCACCGCCACTTCATCCGCGTTGCCGATGCCGGTGACCACCGAGGTCAGCCGGACCCGGCCGTCTTCGACCCGGTAGACCTCGCGCTCGGAGCCGGCGCCGCCGAAGAGGGCGGTGCCGGGAACCAGCAGGACCCCGGCGGCGGAGGCGGTGTAGATGCGGACCCGGACCCGGTACCCGTTCCCCAGCCGCCGCCCGTCTTTCTCCAGGCGCCGCAGCTCCCCCGGG
The sequence above is drawn from the bacterium genome and encodes:
- a CDS encoding ABC-ATPase domain-containing protein, translated to MKTAEDLRRDLRRIDRKPYGFYKDLKGVYDFGSFRLTVDYVQPDPFAPPSQVAARLAAAEAGFPPELHSTPVRKTALEDCLVRYFHRRAPKASEGRSGTGHSGKLAIDRPSQEVLSRTAMVIGPDFVEARFVVGLPARGRTILGREAEEIFMNQIPGLIDAVLRYRNLDPEALRRFVEQAEDADFVRSRLGDRKLAAFVGNGALLPRASGIDDRPLAAAKAVLFQAPPELEVAFDCPNRGEVRGMGIPEGVTLIVGGGYHGKSTLLTALEKGVYNHIPGDGRELVVTAASAVKIRAEDGRAVAGVDISPFIKNLPLKLDTRDFSTQDASGSTSQAANIVEALEAGAQVLLVDEDTSATNFMIRDERMQALVASEKEPITPFLDRVRQLYLERGVSTVLVMGGSGDYFDVADTVIMMDEYRPRDRTAEAKRIAADFATRRAREGGERFGSIRSRIPLQRGFDPRRGKHEAKVGAKSRGQIAYGTHFIDLFQVEQLVDVSQTRAIADIVYYAQKRYIDGRRTLAEILDLVEADLDREGLDAVSPYLRGDLARPRRFEIAAAINRLRTLVCRQDVGEGAESRE